TCCTACCTTTCTATTGTAGTGGCGTTGTTAGCTAAGTGGCAGCTACATCCGTTTGCACCAACCCAGCGCGATCGCTGCTATCTTCGCTTTGGCGTTTCATTTGGGCACCGATTTGTTTCAATTTCCCTTCCAAGTTATCGTACCCTCGGTCTAGATGGTGTAAGCCGCGCAACAGGGTTTTGCCTTCTGCTGCCAATCCTGCCAGCACCAAAGCCGCTGAGGCTCGCAAATCCGTTGCCGTTACGGGGGCACCAGAAAGTTGCGGGACACCGGTAACAATGGCAATATTGCCTTTAATGCGAATATCGGCCCCCATACGTTTTAATTCCGCTACATGGCGCAACCGATTTTCAAAAACTGTTTCCGCGATCGCGCTGCTACCGTTGCTCAAAGAGAGCAAAGCCATAAATTGCGCTTGCATATCGGTAGGGAATCCCGGATAGGGTAAGGTTTCAATATCGGTGGCTTGCAAGGCGTCGCTGGCGTGCAGCTGCAAAAAGTTCGGGGTTGGTCGTTCGATATGCACGCCCATGGTTTGCAGTTTGGAAATGACCGCTCCCAAATGTTCCGGAATTACTGGCGATAGTTGCAAGTTAGATCTGGTAATGGCACCGGCGACCAACAAGGTTCCTGCTTCAATGCGATCGGGAATTACCGTGTATTCCACACCGTGCAGTTGGGGAACACCGCTAACGATCAGGGTTTTGGTTCCAGCACCACGGATGCGCGCTCCCATGGCACGGCAGAAGTTAGCCAAATCCTCCACTTCCGGTTCTTGGGCGGCATTTTCGATGATGGTTTCTCCTTCTGCTAGGGTGGCTGCCATCATCAAGGTCTCGGTTGCCCCAACGCTGGGATAATCCAAATAAATTTTGGCACCTTGCAGCCGCTGGCGGGAACCGGGA
Above is a window of Geitlerinema sp. PCC 9228 DNA encoding:
- the murA gene encoding UDP-N-acetylglucosamine 1-carboxyvinyltransferase, with protein sequence MTPENTSANQLPPPQPDTSVLEIWGQSTLEGHVRISGAKNAALAIMAGTLLCPQPCRLHNVPSLLDAARMGEVLTSLGVKIHQSGDALDIDARHITQFQAPYELVNRLRASFFIIGPLLARVGVAQVPLPGGCAIGARPVDFHVRGLQAMGAEVHIKHGMVHAAIPGSRQRLQGAKIYLDYPSVGATETLMMAATLAEGETIIENAAQEPEVEDLANFCRAMGARIRGAGTKTLIVSGVPQLHGVEYTVIPDRIEAGTLLVAGAITRSNLQLSPVIPEHLGAVISKLQTMGVHIERPTPNFLQLHASDALQATDIETLPYPGFPTDMQAQFMALLSLSNGSSAIAETVFENRLRHVAELKRMGADIRIKGNIAIVTGVPQLSGAPVTATDLRASAALVLAGLAAEGKTLLRGLHHLDRGYDNLEGKLKQIGAQMKRQSEDSSDRAGLVQTDVAAT